TGCACCGAGAGCAGCCCCTCGTCGGCGAGCTTGCTCGTCCCGTAGGCGCTGATCGGCTCGAGGGGCGCGTAGTCTTCCGGCGTCGGCCGGGGCGCCTCGCCGTACACCGTCGAGGAAGAGGTGTAGGCGATCCGGTCGACGCCCGCCTCGGCCATCGCTTCGAGCAGGTTCGTCGTCATCCGGGTGTTGTCGTGGAACTGCTGGTGCGGGTCGTCGACGTTGACCACCTTCGACGCCGCGAGGTGGACGACGAGGTCGACGTCATCGGTGAGGACGCCGTCCAGTGCGTCGGGGTCGGTGAGGTCCGCCTCGACGAACTCGGCGTCGTCGGGGACTCGGTCTCGGGTGCTGTTCGAGAGGTTGTCGACGACGACGACGTCGTTGCCGTCGGCCAGCAGGCGATCGACCAGGTGCGTGCCGATGAAGCCGGCCCCGCCCGTCACGAGGACCCGCTCGTCCGTGATCGTCATACCTCGGGAGTTTTCGGTCAGGGAAATAACGGTTCCGGAGCGGGGTCGTGGAGGTCTATTCCAATTTCAGTAGTGATCTGCAGTCAGAGAATCGGATACTACACCACGTCAAAATGTTCCACTTTCGATTATGTCTGTTGTCTATCCGAATGAGTAATCGCGAGGATATACGAGAGGAACTCATCGAGATTGATGCTGACGACTTCGCTGCGGATCTATGGGATCGCCGGGGCTACGAAGTCGAGGAGACGGACGGCCAGCGTGCGGTGTTCAAAGCAACGAACGGTGGCGGATTCCTCCGGTCCTCAACGACCGAACTGGTCGAACCAATCTACCGGGGAGTGACAAGGTGAACAAGTCGGACGAGAACAGCGTCCTCGAATACCGCTTTGACGACGACGTCGACAAGATCGTGGTAATCACGACGACGGAGTACACCGAGGATGCGCG
This is a stretch of genomic DNA from Natronoarchaeum mannanilyticum. It encodes these proteins:
- a CDS encoding NAD-dependent epimerase/dehydratase family protein, with product MTITDERVLVTGGAGFIGTHLVDRLLADGNDVVVVDNLSNSTRDRVPDDAEFVEADLTDPDALDGVLTDDVDLVVHLAASKVVNVDDPHQQFHDNTRMTTNLLEAMAEAGVDRIAYTSSSTVYGEAPRPTPEDYAPLEPISAYGTSKLADEGLLSVQAHSHDFTVWTFRFANIVGPGLRGAVIPDFVEKLRDDPETLTILGDGRQEKSYMHVTDCVDAMIHVVANGDQPVNTYNLGTRTTTSVDRIAAIVADEMDLDPDYEYTGGDRGWTGDVPKMRLSIEKLAALGWEPELSSDAAVRRSARELIAELT